Proteins encoded in a region of the Deltaproteobacteria bacterium genome:
- a CDS encoding type III polyketide synthase, whose product MQIVSIGTAYPFHRYTQSEITAELARAWKGGLGDREKALLERLAKSTSVEGRNLAMPLENYATVRSFTDRNHIFIKSAHELGNDAVTRALNEVDASAKTIDAIFFTTITGLAVPSIESRIALSLGMRDDVKRIPMFGLGCMAGVSGLARVHDYLKAWPSHAVVLLAVELCSLTLQLDDFSAENIVSSTLFGDGAAAVLCVGDDHPLAKNSQMETLASSAKLYEDTRHIMGWNIGGHGFKILLDPGVPQIIHEHLAGDIRNFLATQSLQTSDIRTWISHPGGPKVIQAITDALDLNEQALSISREMLAKVGNLSSASVLGILEATLERRHTSSVDTGDHAFMIAMGPGFSSEVILCRWS is encoded by the coding sequence ATGCAAATCGTATCTATTGGTACTGCTTATCCTTTCCATCGATACACGCAATCAGAAATCACCGCGGAACTAGCCCGCGCCTGGAAAGGCGGCCTCGGTGACCGGGAAAAGGCTCTACTCGAGCGGCTCGCTAAATCTACTAGTGTCGAAGGACGTAATCTTGCCATGCCGCTTGAAAACTATGCGACCGTGCGTAGTTTCACTGACCGCAACCATATTTTCATAAAATCCGCGCACGAACTCGGCAACGATGCTGTCACTCGAGCCCTCAATGAGGTTGATGCCAGCGCCAAGACGATCGATGCCATATTCTTTACAACCATCACTGGTTTAGCTGTACCCAGCATTGAATCGAGGATAGCTCTATCTCTTGGGATGCGTGACGACGTTAAGCGTATACCGATGTTTGGACTGGGATGCATGGCAGGTGTTTCGGGGTTAGCACGAGTACACGATTATTTGAAGGCATGGCCTAGTCATGCGGTTGTACTGCTTGCTGTAGAACTTTGCTCACTCACCCTTCAGCTCGATGACTTCAGTGCGGAAAATATTGTATCGTCAACTTTGTTTGGCGACGGTGCAGCAGCTGTGCTCTGCGTCGGTGATGATCATCCATTGGCAAAAAACTCCCAAATGGAAACTCTGGCCTCATCCGCTAAACTTTATGAAGACACGCGCCATATTATGGGCTGGAATATCGGTGGCCATGGATTCAAGATTTTGCTCGATCCAGGCGTGCCGCAAATTATCCACGAGCATCTTGCCGGTGATATCCGCAATTTTCTGGCAACGCAATCGCTACAAACGTCAGACATCAGGACTTGGATCAGTCATCCGGGCGGGCCTAAAGTCATTCAGGCTATCACTGATGCACTTGACTTAAACGAACAAGCATTAAGCATTTCGCGAGAAATGCTCGCAAAGGTGGGCAATCTTAGTAGCGCCAGCGTACTCGGCATCCTGGAGGCCACCTTGGAGCGCCGCCACACCTCATCCGTTGACACGGGGGATCACGCGTTCATGATCGCCATGGGACCCGGGTTTTCCTCGGAGGTCATCCTATGTCGCTGGAGCTAG
- a CDS encoding ABC transporter substrate-binding protein, whose translation MRLLLILSSLILGLSDSSRAEVTKIATGYQYGLTYLPLMVMQEQKLVEAKAKAAGINLTTEWRVLSGPAAINDGLLAGSLQFGAVGTSSLVTLWAKTRKNLGIRAVGALSSMPIYLNTNNPRVNSIRDFTAKDRIALPSVKVGVQAVVLQMAAAQTFGDKEFAKLDPMTVGLGHPEALVAILSGRSEITAHFTSAPFAQIELDKGQGKIRTVLKSNDVLGGPLTFTAVVASTKFYSANPTVYGIYASAFSEASQWINTNKDAAAALYVKVTGSKDPLPFITKLLSDPDNAYDLTPRKFAAFADFMFKVGTIKEKAESWKDLSHPNLHNLAGS comes from the coding sequence ATGCGACTTCTATTGATCTTATCTTCACTAATACTTGGCCTGAGTGATTCTAGCCGGGCCGAGGTCACAAAAATAGCTACCGGCTATCAGTACGGGCTCACGTATCTACCACTCATGGTGATGCAAGAGCAAAAACTAGTAGAGGCGAAAGCCAAAGCTGCCGGCATCAATCTCACTACTGAGTGGCGCGTATTAAGTGGACCAGCTGCGATTAATGACGGTCTCCTTGCTGGTTCGCTGCAGTTCGGCGCCGTTGGGACATCATCTCTAGTCACTCTGTGGGCCAAGACGCGCAAAAACCTCGGTATCCGCGCCGTCGGTGCTCTTTCGTCGATGCCGATTTATCTAAACACTAACAACCCACGAGTAAATTCTATTCGTGACTTTACCGCGAAGGATCGCATTGCGCTCCCATCAGTAAAAGTCGGTGTGCAAGCTGTGGTGCTGCAAATGGCTGCAGCACAGACATTTGGCGACAAAGAATTTGCTAAACTGGATCCCATGACCGTAGGGCTTGGACATCCTGAAGCTCTAGTTGCCATATTATCCGGGCGCTCCGAGATTACAGCTCATTTCACCTCGGCTCCGTTCGCACAGATTGAGCTAGACAAAGGCCAGGGCAAGATTAGGACCGTCCTTAAATCCAACGATGTCCTGGGTGGCCCCCTCACATTCACTGCCGTAGTGGCAAGCACCAAGTTTTATAGTGCTAATCCGACCGTATACGGCATATATGCCAGCGCATTCAGCGAGGCCTCACAATGGATTAACACCAATAAAGATGCTGCCGCCGCACTGTACGTGAAAGTTACTGGGTCCAAAGATCCCTTACCTTTCATCACCAAGTTGCTTAGCGATCCAGACAATGCCTATGATCTTACCCCCCGCAAATTTGCTGCCTTCGCCGATTTCATGTTTAAAGTAGGGACCATTAAAGAGAAGGCTGAGTCCTGGAAAGATCTGTCTCATCCTAACCTCCACAACCTGGCTGGGAGTTAA
- a CDS encoding O-antigen ligase family protein: MPEILQVLPLYLLLTIIPLGVAGQNIGAGVVALLLFSSLYMKRQHLALNQLWMQHKLALLSVAAYLLVQVIATVMNPASPARFKFNYTAGYLVWALLPPVSFLALPKTHRAQWRRVEIVFATSIVALGLISLSQAMWGWRIAGTLVEFGYPRAHGLYSHPMTFGYVCLVFTPLVIHAVFREPRRLLPWIVAAALAVAILTSRSRTVQVVTALVILWNIWSHTKGRIRIMILASFFAAAALTLSTDNSVSERFRGTINRDDVHSDYPDDRVAFWHVHWNMLKERPLLGHGEGIISSYRVPYYEAIGLKNFIRQYEAHNMLLQIAVNVGLVGLCIFMLWVFDLVQYARRLRRQGQWCGEVAIQTVGAVFLGAITQNAFQDAAVRFAITALICGLWIWGRDMVVTSPSPNAAQS; the protein is encoded by the coding sequence GTGCCCGAAATCTTGCAAGTTTTGCCGCTGTATTTACTACTTACCATTATACCGCTTGGCGTCGCCGGTCAGAACATAGGAGCTGGAGTCGTTGCGCTTCTGCTCTTTAGCAGCCTCTATATGAAGCGGCAGCACTTGGCACTGAACCAACTTTGGATGCAGCACAAATTAGCTTTGCTCAGTGTGGCTGCCTACCTATTAGTGCAAGTCATCGCTACCGTAATGAATCCAGCAAGTCCCGCACGTTTCAAATTCAACTACACGGCAGGCTACCTTGTATGGGCCTTACTGCCCCCAGTCAGCTTTCTCGCGCTCCCTAAGACGCATCGCGCGCAATGGCGCCGTGTTGAGATCGTGTTCGCTACCAGTATTGTGGCGTTGGGTTTGATCTCCTTGAGTCAAGCCATGTGGGGGTGGCGGATAGCCGGAACGTTGGTCGAATTCGGATATCCGCGCGCACACGGACTCTATTCTCACCCGATGACTTTCGGTTACGTCTGCTTGGTATTCACTCCTCTTGTCATTCATGCGGTTTTTCGTGAGCCGCGCCGGCTACTGCCGTGGATCGTAGCCGCAGCGTTGGCAGTAGCGATACTCACGAGTCGGTCGCGGACGGTCCAGGTAGTCACGGCGCTAGTGATCTTATGGAATATTTGGAGTCATACTAAAGGTCGCATCCGCATTATGATTTTAGCCTCATTTTTTGCTGCTGCTGCCTTAACGCTCAGCACGGATAATTCGGTGAGTGAACGTTTTCGCGGCACCATAAATCGTGATGATGTCCATAGCGATTACCCCGATGATAGGGTTGCTTTTTGGCATGTGCATTGGAATATGCTCAAGGAACGCCCGTTACTCGGGCACGGTGAGGGCATCATCAGCTCTTATCGCGTGCCTTATTACGAAGCGATTGGACTTAAAAATTTCATACGGCAGTATGAGGCCCACAACATGCTGCTACAAATCGCCGTTAATGTCGGTTTGGTAGGGCTATGCATATTTATGCTTTGGGTTTTCGACCTCGTCCAATATGCACGGCGGCTCCGGCGCCAAGGGCAGTGGTGTGGCGAAGTAGCCATACAGACTGTTGGAGCCGTTTTTCTCGGTGCCATCACACAAAATGCATTTCAAGACGCGGCAGTGCGTTTTGCCATCACTGCTCTCATTTGCGGATTATGGATTTGGGGCAGGGATATGGTGGTTACGTCGCCATCCCCCAACGCCGCACAGTCTTAG
- a CDS encoding lytic transglycosylase domain-containing protein produces MKLFQLISVVGLFVGALHASAVAAAQLPLEAMEPLPTPPELQSDVRFWETIFTKYSPDDCLFHDKENVSIQYFVKRMPEGTVFRRASLAKRYQAVISQAIAGLADGHAPRNAIEERIVKVTPPSQRTPAYYRAAAKQVRCQRGVDLQPSLSRSKEHLGMVMRVLGQKQLPTDLAFLPHLESGYNPYARSRVGAKGLWQLMPSAARLAGLSVGRLNDHRTHPHRSTAAAAMMLSDFYQQTGSWPLAITAYNYGINGTMRAIKMYGNDYMAVRERHRTSLFGFAARNYYPSFLAVRNVASAMVKGQVVTASSSNPAAKRERAL; encoded by the coding sequence ATGAAACTGTTTCAATTAATTTCGGTAGTTGGTTTATTCGTTGGGGCGTTACATGCCTCCGCAGTAGCGGCAGCACAGCTACCTTTGGAGGCGATGGAACCACTACCTACCCCGCCTGAGCTCCAGTCAGATGTCCGCTTCTGGGAGACCATCTTTACCAAGTACAGTCCGGACGACTGCCTGTTTCACGATAAAGAAAACGTCTCGATTCAGTACTTCGTGAAACGCATGCCGGAAGGAACGGTCTTCCGCAGGGCTAGTCTGGCCAAGCGCTATCAGGCGGTCATCAGCCAGGCGATTGCCGGACTGGCAGACGGGCATGCACCGCGCAACGCCATTGAGGAGCGCATCGTTAAAGTAACCCCGCCAAGTCAGCGCACTCCTGCGTATTACCGAGCGGCAGCAAAACAGGTTCGCTGTCAGCGCGGGGTTGATTTGCAACCTAGTTTGTCTCGGTCTAAAGAGCATTTAGGTATGGTGATGCGGGTACTGGGACAAAAGCAGCTACCCACGGATCTGGCTTTTCTGCCTCACCTTGAAAGTGGCTATAACCCCTACGCTCGTTCACGCGTGGGAGCTAAGGGACTCTGGCAACTCATGCCGTCCGCAGCGCGATTGGCCGGATTATCCGTGGGCAGACTTAACGACCACCGGACGCATCCGCATCGCTCAACCGCGGCAGCCGCGATGATGCTATCGGATTTCTATCAGCAGACTGGATCGTGGCCGCTGGCAATAACGGCCTATAACTACGGGATCAATGGAACGATGCGAGCCATCAAGATGTATGGCAATGACTATATGGCCGTAAGAGAACGCCACCGGACTAGCCTTTTTGGATTTGCGGCGCGTAATTACTACCCAAGCTTCCTAGCTGTACGTAACGTTGCAAGTGCCATGGTCAAAGGGCAGGTAGTCACGGCATCTAGCTCTAATCCTGCAGCGAAGCGCGAGCGAGCCCTTTAG
- a CDS encoding ABC transporter ATP-binding protein gives MELPLLQLSDVSIDYEDTSGNKRRRTTVVERVSFDVHTAERCMLVGASGSGKSTLLKAIGGYIKPAHGLIQVSGQPVVKPGPDRVMMFQEFDQLLPWRTVVGNVVFALEASGKAKSKEALDRARSAVAKVKLERVADQFPHQLSGGMKQRVALARALAMEPKILLMDEPFAALDALTRQQMQQELLQLWDNHRFTLIFVTHSIKEALTVGSRVLVLSPHPGRLQADISCDPKDPGKETLIHSLLFGNETTEAKDHD, from the coding sequence GTGGAACTCCCCTTACTGCAGCTAAGCGATGTGTCCATCGATTACGAAGATACTTCCGGCAATAAAAGGCGGCGCACCACAGTGGTCGAGCGCGTATCGTTCGATGTCCATACCGCCGAGCGCTGTATGTTGGTCGGTGCCTCAGGGTCTGGAAAATCCACACTGTTGAAGGCCATAGGCGGTTATATCAAACCAGCTCACGGTTTGATTCAGGTCAGCGGTCAGCCGGTCGTCAAACCTGGTCCAGACCGTGTCATGATGTTTCAGGAGTTCGACCAGCTGCTGCCATGGCGTACTGTGGTCGGCAATGTGGTTTTTGCCCTCGAGGCTAGTGGCAAAGCAAAATCCAAAGAGGCCCTTGACCGCGCCCGCAGCGCCGTCGCCAAGGTTAAGTTAGAACGAGTTGCCGATCAGTTTCCACACCAACTATCCGGTGGTATGAAGCAGCGCGTGGCTCTGGCTAGGGCGCTCGCTATGGAGCCTAAGATCCTACTGATGGATGAGCCATTTGCTGCCTTAGACGCACTGACTCGCCAGCAAATGCAACAGGAACTCCTGCAGCTGTGGGATAATCACCGCTTCACACTCATATTTGTCACTCATTCGATAAAAGAGGCGCTCACGGTCGGGAGCCGCGTGCTGGTCCTGTCACCTCACCCAGGTAGACTTCAGGCAGATATCAGCTGTGATCCTAAAGACCCAGGTAAGGAAACACTGATCCACAGCCTACTCTTTGGCAACGAGACCACGGAGGCCAAAGATCATGACTGA
- a CDS encoding amino acid permease, which produces MDPMHQDLADDTHTLRTLGYQQELDRRMSGFSNFAISFSIICILAGGLTSFHLGFSAVGGAAIGLGWPLSCAFSLIVAAAMGQLASAFPTAGGLYHWSAILGGRAWGWATAWLNLVGLITTLAAINVGAFAFTIGAIDKIFEMHLSSLSGTKQIVLQTVGVALMTGSQGLVNHLGIKLTTKLTDFSGYLIMVIATILTGSLVFYGASFDLSRLVSFQNFSGSAGGNVWPANDNILVLFALGLLLPAYTITGFDASAHTSEETKGAQYNVPRGIVRAALVSSVGGWLMLIAMVLAMPSVTSGAAEGPNVFFWLVEQVLPKYLGNTLLIGIIIAQYICGLATVTSTSRMTYAFARDGGLPFSRQLKQVSPRYLTPASAIWTIVTLTIAFAAYTPVYTTITVCCVIFLYISYVIPIGLGFFVYGKSWTNFGPWTLGIWFKPACLVAMFGCLALILIGIQPPNDKALTVLLTTLVIMAVVWVGLERHRFQGAPVTPLTNRLRK; this is translated from the coding sequence ATGGATCCGATGCATCAGGACTTAGCAGATGACACGCACACGCTCCGTACCCTAGGTTACCAGCAAGAGCTCGATAGGCGCATGTCGGGTTTTTCTAACTTTGCTATATCTTTCAGTATTATTTGTATACTGGCTGGGGGACTTACCTCTTTTCACCTTGGGTTCAGCGCCGTCGGCGGCGCGGCTATAGGGCTAGGATGGCCGCTGAGTTGTGCGTTCTCCCTAATCGTAGCCGCGGCTATGGGGCAACTGGCCTCGGCCTTTCCTACCGCTGGCGGCCTGTACCATTGGTCAGCGATCCTTGGCGGGCGCGCCTGGGGCTGGGCCACCGCTTGGCTCAACTTAGTAGGCCTGATTACAACTCTGGCCGCCATCAACGTCGGAGCATTTGCATTTACGATCGGTGCCATAGACAAGATCTTCGAGATGCACCTCAGCAGCCTAAGCGGCACCAAGCAAATCGTCCTGCAGACTGTGGGAGTCGCTCTCATGACGGGTAGTCAAGGACTGGTTAATCACCTTGGTATCAAGCTCACCACGAAACTTACCGACTTTAGTGGCTATCTTATCATGGTTATCGCCACCATCTTGACGGGGAGCCTTGTTTTTTACGGTGCTAGCTTCGATCTCAGTCGGTTAGTTTCATTTCAAAACTTCAGCGGTAGCGCCGGCGGCAACGTGTGGCCAGCCAACGACAATATTCTTGTGCTCTTTGCTCTCGGTCTTTTGTTGCCGGCCTATACAATCACTGGATTTGACGCCTCGGCACACACATCCGAGGAGACCAAGGGCGCGCAGTATAACGTCCCGCGAGGCATTGTACGTGCGGCGCTAGTTTCAAGCGTTGGTGGGTGGCTTATGCTGATTGCGATGGTGCTTGCCATGCCGTCGGTGACGTCTGGAGCAGCCGAAGGACCTAACGTATTTTTCTGGCTAGTTGAGCAAGTGCTACCTAAATATCTCGGCAACACCCTACTTATTGGCATCATCATTGCGCAATATATCTGCGGCCTCGCAACGGTCACATCGACTTCCCGCATGACGTACGCATTTGCGAGGGATGGTGGACTGCCGTTCTCCAGGCAACTTAAACAAGTAAGCCCAAGGTACCTGACACCTGCGAGCGCCATATGGACAATCGTCACATTAACGATCGCTTTTGCTGCCTACACGCCGGTCTATACGACGATTACAGTATGCTGCGTGATTTTTCTCTACATATCTTACGTCATACCTATCGGTTTAGGTTTTTTTGTTTACGGAAAGTCCTGGACCAACTTTGGTCCGTGGACACTCGGTATCTGGTTTAAACCGGCGTGCTTGGTTGCCATGTTTGGCTGTTTGGCATTGATCTTGATCGGCATCCAGCCTCCCAACGATAAGGCACTGACTGTCCTATTAACCACACTGGTTATCATGGCAGTCGTGTGGGTCGGACTTGAGCGACACCGTTTTCAGGGGGCACCAGTGACCCCATTGACTAACAGACTAAGGAAGTAA
- a CDS encoding ABC transporter permease encodes MTDKFFDIAARHPEPLTTQVPIALWRRLYDLEWCRRLLVLTVLAAAWQTYSRWLDNALLFPSFTETLSALIDGLKSGVLVDRILTSLGVLLLGYAVGLGIAVALAIVAMSSKLGRDLQATLTAMFNPLPAIALLPVAMLWIGLGTGSLVFVLAHSVIWSFSLSVISGFDGVSPTLRMVGRNYGLNGIAYIWKILIPAAFPSLLTGLRLGWAFAWRTLIAAELVFGVSAGSGGLGWYIYENKNQLEIASVFAGLSSVIIIGLVVEYLIFRLIEAKTVRRWGMAT; translated from the coding sequence ATGACTGATAAGTTTTTTGACATCGCGGCGAGGCACCCTGAACCGCTGACCACCCAAGTCCCAATTGCCCTTTGGCGTCGTCTATACGACCTAGAATGGTGTCGCCGCCTTCTCGTTTTGACAGTGCTGGCCGCTGCATGGCAGACCTATAGCCGCTGGCTGGATAACGCGCTACTGTTCCCGTCGTTCACCGAAACACTGAGTGCCCTGATAGACGGACTGAAGTCGGGCGTCCTGGTCGACAGAATCCTGACGTCGCTCGGGGTTTTGCTACTTGGTTACGCTGTTGGACTAGGTATCGCCGTTGCCTTAGCCATCGTAGCGATGAGCTCTAAGTTAGGTCGCGATCTGCAAGCCACTCTAACGGCCATGTTCAATCCGCTCCCTGCGATCGCACTTTTACCAGTCGCCATGCTTTGGATCGGTTTGGGAACGGGTAGCTTGGTATTTGTACTCGCCCATTCGGTGATCTGGTCTTTTAGTCTCAGTGTGATATCAGGATTCGACGGTGTTTCGCCCACACTGCGCATGGTCGGACGCAACTACGGGCTGAACGGTATTGCATACATCTGGAAGATACTGATTCCTGCTGCGTTCCCGTCGTTACTTACCGGCCTAAGATTAGGTTGGGCCTTTGCCTGGCGCACTCTGATTGCGGCCGAATTAGTCTTTGGCGTTAGTGCGGGGTCAGGAGGCCTCGGCTGGTATATTTACGAGAACAAAAACCAACTCGAGATTGCCTCGGTGTTTGCTGGATTATCGTCCGTGATCATCATCGGCCTAGTAGTCGAGTATTTGATCTTCCGGCTAATCGAAGCTAAGACTGTGCGGCGTTGGGGGATGGCGACGTAA
- a CDS encoding aspartate kinase, whose protein sequence is MSRIVCKFGGTSLADAAQFKKVRAIIEADKRRSVVVPSAPGKRTPADAKLTDLLYLCQQSAEVATDFTPSFERVRERFLEIERDLGVKANMTQHLEDLRAALLRGVSKDFVASRGEYLNGLIMAAYLDAEFIEPAEFILISANGGVQDETYRLLGERLARQDQRYVVPGFYGRDAKGDIKTFSRGGSDISGAIVARAINAAVYENWTDVSGLLMTDPRIVANAKPMAEATYAEIRELSYMGATVLHDEAIAPVRQVGIPICIKNTNAPTHPGTTIVRKLSEEIEKSTEIAGIAGKKNFAMINIEKNLMNKEVGFACRLLGILERHGVSVEHCPSAIDSMSVIMEAQQIEGKVDFILDEIRGSLKPDRLELEKQIALIAVVGEGMAKTVGIAAKVFTALRDAKVNVRLINQGASELNIIVGVAPEDYEKSVKALYDAFVSTSC, encoded by the coding sequence ATGTCCCGCATTGTGTGTAAATTTGGTGGCACCAGTCTTGCCGATGCAGCGCAGTTCAAAAAAGTTCGCGCTATTATTGAGGCTGACAAGAGGCGTTCCGTTGTTGTGCCCTCGGCGCCTGGCAAGCGCACGCCGGCCGATGCTAAACTTACCGATCTCCTTTATCTGTGCCAACAGAGTGCCGAGGTGGCTACCGACTTTACCCCAAGCTTCGAGCGTGTGCGCGAGCGTTTCCTCGAAATTGAGCGGGACCTCGGAGTCAAAGCCAACATGACCCAGCATCTAGAGGATCTGCGCGCTGCTCTCCTGCGTGGGGTTAGCAAGGACTTCGTGGCGTCGCGTGGTGAATACCTAAATGGTCTCATCATGGCAGCTTATCTCGATGCTGAATTTATAGAGCCGGCGGAATTTATTTTGATAAGTGCTAACGGTGGGGTGCAAGACGAAACCTACCGCTTACTTGGTGAGCGGCTGGCGCGCCAGGATCAGCGCTACGTTGTGCCGGGTTTTTACGGTCGCGACGCCAAGGGTGACATTAAGACCTTCTCTCGTGGTGGCTCCGATATCTCTGGAGCTATCGTGGCCCGTGCCATTAACGCCGCAGTTTACGAGAATTGGACGGATGTTTCCGGACTTTTGATGACCGATCCTCGGATCGTCGCCAATGCTAAGCCGATGGCCGAGGCCACTTACGCTGAAATTCGCGAGTTATCGTATATGGGCGCTACGGTGCTGCATGACGAGGCTATTGCCCCGGTAAGGCAGGTCGGCATTCCGATCTGTATCAAGAACACCAATGCTCCGACGCATCCAGGTACGACGATTGTCCGCAAGTTGAGCGAGGAGATCGAAAAATCCACTGAAATTGCGGGTATCGCTGGCAAGAAAAACTTCGCGATGATCAATATCGAGAAAAACCTCATGAATAAAGAGGTAGGCTTCGCGTGTCGGCTTCTTGGAATTCTCGAGCGTCACGGCGTCAGTGTGGAGCACTGTCCATCAGCAATCGATAGCATGAGCGTTATCATGGAGGCGCAGCAGATCGAGGGCAAGGTCGACTTTATTCTAGACGAGATTCGCGGATCGCTCAAACCAGATCGCCTCGAGCTGGAAAAGCAAATCGCACTCATTGCCGTCGTCGGTGAAGGCATGGCCAAGACCGTTGGTATAGCAGCTAAAGTATTCACGGCCCTTCGTGATGCCAAAGTTAATGTCAGACTAATCAATCAGGGTGCCAGCGAGCTGAATATCATCGTCGGTGTAGCTCCCGAGGATTACGAGAAATCTGTCAAGGCGCTTTATGACGCTTTTGTAAGCACGAGTTGTTGA
- a CDS encoding lactoylglutathione lyase, translating into MQYLHAMVRVRDLSKSLDFYCNLLGLKEVRRNDYPEGRFTLIYLATAPGEPEVELTYNYDVPDTYGDARNFGHLAFAVDDIYAACARLQAGGVIIRRPPRDGRMAFVKSPDDISIELLQRGKPLPPVEPWHSMPNVGTW; encoded by the coding sequence ATGCAATATCTACACGCGATGGTGAGAGTCCGTGACTTGAGCAAATCACTGGATTTTTACTGTAATCTACTCGGTCTTAAGGAAGTAAGGCGCAACGATTATCCCGAGGGTCGTTTCACTCTCATCTATCTGGCGACAGCTCCGGGAGAGCCAGAAGTCGAGCTGACCTACAACTACGATGTGCCTGATACCTACGGCGATGCACGCAACTTCGGACATCTGGCTTTTGCCGTCGATGATATTTACGCGGCCTGCGCGCGCTTGCAAGCGGGCGGCGTGATTATTCGGAGGCCGCCTCGTGATGGACGCATGGCTTTTGTGAAGTCGCCTGACGATATCTCCATTGAACTACTGCAGCGGGGTAAGCCTTTGCCTCCTGTGGAACCATGGCATTCGATGCCCAATGTCGGTACATGGTAG
- a CDS encoding catalase, whose amino-acid sequence MKITSKLVKIFVAGLSVFTAGTTIATPDLTSWEEEIPGEEESARDLGEKLIRGMEKDYVNKSRRVLRDAHSRGIGCVEATFEVDRDLPVPYRAGVFKVPGKSYSALIRFSNSLGPAGDNVRDARGMAIKVIGIPGAKLLQSQEDAMTQDFLQIDAPFFPARDALEFAAIFGLKENPASIAGFLAAKPVLRARELKALFDLSFGNPNNGKSLAERTFFSQTAYLLKGPSINIPIKFASIPCGPVTPMALDGTGAELRSDLAARLADGEVCYRFAIQEYKSGVGFSVEDGMNKWDEAKSPLRQVATIRIPKQQFLTDEKLRYCDNLSFQPWHALPEHRPLGNINRSRKIIYEMISNYRHLMNREDESLTEPTSLDAWHALESDEYTDWRDITVPAGR is encoded by the coding sequence ATGAAAATTACCAGCAAATTAGTGAAAATCTTTGTGGCGGGTCTCAGTGTCTTTACTGCGGGTACCACTATAGCTACCCCGGATCTCACCTCTTGGGAGGAAGAAATTCCAGGAGAGGAGGAGAGCGCGCGCGATCTCGGCGAAAAATTAATCCGCGGCATGGAAAAAGACTATGTCAACAAGAGCAGGCGTGTCTTACGCGACGCTCATTCACGTGGTATCGGCTGTGTTGAGGCAACGTTTGAAGTCGATCGTGATCTACCAGTTCCTTACCGTGCGGGTGTATTTAAGGTTCCTGGCAAGAGTTACTCTGCTTTGATCCGATTTTCTAATTCGCTCGGTCCAGCGGGCGACAATGTCCGCGATGCGCGTGGCATGGCGATTAAGGTTATCGGTATACCCGGAGCTAAATTGCTGCAATCGCAGGAAGATGCGATGACCCAGGACTTTCTCCAGATCGATGCGCCGTTCTTCCCGGCGCGGGATGCTCTCGAATTTGCCGCGATCTTTGGTTTGAAAGAAAATCCAGCAAGCATTGCTGGCTTCTTGGCGGCTAAGCCGGTGCTGCGGGCGCGGGAGCTCAAAGCTCTCTTTGACCTGTCGTTCGGTAATCCTAATAACGGTAAGAGTCTCGCTGAACGCACGTTTTTCAGTCAGACGGCCTACCTCCTGAAAGGACCGTCGATCAACATACCCATCAAATTTGCCTCGATTCCCTGTGGTCCGGTGACGCCAATGGCATTGGACGGGACTGGCGCTGAGTTGCGCAGCGATCTGGCCGCGCGTCTAGCGGATGGGGAAGTATGCTACCGCTTTGCGATTCAGGAATATAAGTCAGGTGTTGGATTTTCTGTAGAAGATGGCATGAACAAATGGGACGAAGCGAAATCACCGCTGCGTCAGGTCGCCACTATTCGGATACCGAAGCAGCAATTCCTTACCGATGAGAAGCTACGCTACTGCGATAATCTCTCCTTCCAGCCGTGGCATGCACTGCCGGAGCACCGACCGCTCGGTAATATTAATCGCTCACGCAAGATCATATACGAGATGATTTCCAATTATCGTCACTTGATGAACCGCGAGGATGAGTCGCTCACTGAGCCGACCAGTCTCGACGCATGGCATGCACTTGAGTCAGATGAGTATACGGATTGGCGAGATATCACCGTGCCAGCAGGTCGATAA